Proteins from one Bradyrhizobium sp. CB82 genomic window:
- a CDS encoding type IV secretion system protein, which yields MAINVFDSFLKEFEQPITTFVSTSVSNLASYVDGPLRTAVMLYVILYGFAVMRGAISEPIMEFAWRAMRIVVIVLLATNSSAFQHYVTGLFFDSLPKEIGNALGGSGLNTSSGAPFDLLLSKGIDVANKIYKQAGLTNIAPALIAAILLVFVAVGSFLQFAIMLYAKVGLGVVIALGPIFIALGLFEATRPFTEAWLRQLANFVILLVLVDALVGLMLTTLSGFIDRFAANAGTAGELVVAAVAISAVLGLSGYIALQLPIIAGGLAGGGASLASRLVTSPMINNAAAAAGGAYAGARWSASRGLAAVRASRQGGSMRRTRSQGTTAA from the coding sequence ATGGCCATAAACGTCTTTGACAGCTTCCTGAAGGAATTCGAGCAACCGATCACAACATTCGTGTCGACCTCGGTATCGAATCTCGCCTCCTACGTTGATGGCCCCCTGCGCACGGCCGTGATGCTCTATGTCATTCTGTATGGCTTTGCGGTGATGCGAGGCGCGATCTCTGAACCGATCATGGAATTCGCCTGGCGGGCAATGCGGATCGTCGTCATAGTTCTGCTGGCGACGAATTCCAGCGCGTTCCAGCACTACGTCACCGGTCTGTTCTTCGATTCCTTACCAAAGGAGATCGGCAATGCCTTGGGGGGCTCCGGATTGAATACCAGTTCCGGAGCGCCGTTCGATCTGCTGCTTTCCAAAGGAATTGACGTTGCCAACAAGATCTACAAACAAGCTGGCCTGACCAATATCGCGCCCGCCCTGATTGCGGCCATTCTCCTGGTCTTTGTGGCCGTTGGGTCGTTCCTGCAATTTGCGATCATGCTCTACGCCAAAGTGGGCCTTGGCGTCGTGATCGCGCTGGGGCCCATCTTTATTGCACTGGGACTCTTTGAGGCAACGCGCCCGTTTACGGAGGCCTGGCTTCGGCAGCTCGCGAACTTCGTGATCCTTTTGGTGCTGGTGGACGCTCTGGTCGGGCTGATGCTAACGACCCTCAGCGGATTCATCGACAGGTTCGCGGCAAACGCGGGAACGGCGGGCGAATTGGTCGTGGCCGCAGTCGCGATCAGTGCGGTGTTGGGTCTGTCCGGATACATCGCGCTTCAATTGCCGATCATCGCAGGCGGTCTGGCCGGGGGCGGTGCGTCGCTCGCAAGCCGACTGGTCACAAGCCCAATGATCAACAATGCCGCGGCCGCGGCCGGAGGGGCCTATGCCGGCGCCCGCTGGTCGGCCAGCCGCGGCCTGGCCGCAGTAAGAGCCAGCCGCCAGGGCGGCAGCATGCGGCGCACCCGCTCGCAAGGGACGACGGCGGCCTAA
- a CDS encoding EexN family lipoprotein, which translates to MTRLTILLMAVAAALAGCNDADKGEQTRSVGWFLDHRDELAVALKGCSDNPGELQMTPNCINANEARNQVTVQEMENALK; encoded by the coding sequence ATGACGAGGCTAACCATTCTTTTGATGGCTGTCGCCGCGGCCCTTGCGGGCTGCAACGACGCCGACAAGGGTGAACAAACCAGAAGCGTCGGCTGGTTTCTTGATCATCGTGACGAGCTTGCGGTGGCTCTCAAGGGATGCAGCGACAATCCCGGAGAACTTCAAATGACGCCGAATTGCATCAATGCGAATGAGGCCCGCAACCAAGTCACCGTCCAAGAGATGGAAAACGCCCTGAAGTAA
- the virB5 gene encoding P-type DNA transfer protein VirB5 produces MPAIIASLSVVTLLMASPVQAEIVFDPSVFARQFEQLTELKKQVDTLTSQLKVAQDQLNQSKQLYDSFNKRTNANDIGALLNTPQFRKVLPQQFSDIERLVAGQGGGNFADAINHYLSQNRAYAGNNGNSYYQSELDRIARQTGAKHSMGQAMYDTASQRIDALEELRARISSATDAKEVLDLSARLQAEQALLQNDVLRMQGLAMIQQARKDMDGQREREKQQQLVDEMEAALQ; encoded by the coding sequence ATGCCGGCGATTATCGCCTCCCTGTCAGTCGTGACCCTCCTGATGGCCTCACCTGTGCAGGCGGAAATTGTGTTCGACCCGAGCGTATTTGCGCGGCAATTCGAGCAGCTGACGGAATTGAAGAAGCAGGTCGACACTCTGACGTCGCAGCTCAAGGTCGCGCAAGATCAATTGAACCAGTCCAAGCAACTCTATGACAGCTTCAACAAGCGGACCAACGCCAATGACATCGGAGCGCTCTTAAACACGCCACAGTTCCGGAAAGTGCTGCCCCAACAGTTCTCTGACATCGAACGTCTCGTCGCGGGGCAGGGTGGCGGCAACTTCGCCGATGCCATCAACCATTATCTTTCGCAGAACCGCGCCTATGCCGGCAACAACGGCAATTCGTATTACCAGAGCGAGCTCGACCGGATCGCCCGCCAGACCGGAGCGAAGCACTCCATGGGGCAGGCGATGTACGACACCGCCTCGCAGCGCATTGATGCCCTTGAGGAGCTCAGAGCTCGCATCAGCTCGGCGACTGACGCCAAGGAGGTTCTCGATCTCTCAGCGCGGCTGCAGGCCGAACAGGCGCTGCTGCAGAACGACGTGCTCCGAATGCAGGGTCTGGCAATGATCCAGCAAGCCCGCAAGGACATGGACGGTCAGCGGGAACGCGAAAAACAGCAACAACTGGTCGATGAAATGGAGGCGGCCCTGCAATGA
- a CDS encoding VirB4 family type IV secretion/conjugal transfer ATPase codes for MRKAALKSREIEPDVYLPFGRHVTDTVISLSTRAMLTVIRIDGTSFETAETSDLNDLHGKLNLTLRNVADPRLALWTHLVRRRTSVYPDGTFRSSFAASLDAQYREQLQKEALFRNDLYLTVVCHPGRAATDTAAAFFRRLGRSAGHSLEVDGAALKRLDDATRDIVAALDRYGARAVGLAERGGITFSEPMELLHALVSGEWMPMPLPQGPIGPALYSNRIIFGREALEIRSAGGSRFAGIFGLKEYPASTRPGLLNALLSAPFELIVSQSFAFLAKADAKTVLTRKQNQLVSAQDPAASQIDELSDALDDLESNRFVVGDHHLSLLVYADTPSQLQDHMSAARRALADAGAVVAREDLGLEAAYWAQLPGLFKYRARTGAINSRNFAAFSPFHTYPTGQPAGNHWGPAVAMLKTASGSPYYFSFHHGDLGNTFICGPSGSGKTVVQNFLLSQAERLGASYVFFDKDRGAEIFVRAAGGTYLTLHNGVATGCAPLKALELTPANLSFLSELVRKLVTPDDRPLTVIEEERIDSGLRALGQLRQAERSFGTLRAFLGQQDREGIGARLERWCRGAPFGWVLDGDHDAIGLDARFIGFDMTDLLDHPTVRTPLMMYLFHRVERLIDGRRLIIDIDEFWKALGDEAFRDLANNKLKTIRKQNGVMVFGTQSPRDALASPIAHTIVEQCPTQIFLPNARGTRSDYVDGFHLTDTEFRLIKEELAPESRRFLVKQGHNSVVAELDLGGFDDALAVLSGRTETVELLDGIRKQVGDDPAQWLPVFHAKRRKGQ; via the coding sequence ATGCGTAAGGCGGCGCTTAAATCCCGGGAGATCGAGCCCGATGTCTACCTGCCGTTCGGCCGGCACGTGACCGATACGGTGATCAGTCTGTCAACCCGCGCGATGCTCACGGTGATCCGGATCGATGGCACCTCGTTCGAGACTGCCGAAACCTCGGACCTGAACGATCTTCACGGCAAACTGAATCTGACCCTGCGGAATGTTGCAGATCCGCGGCTAGCGCTCTGGACCCATCTGGTGCGCCGCCGGACGTCGGTCTATCCGGACGGCACCTTCCGATCGAGCTTTGCGGCGTCACTTGACGCACAATACCGCGAACAGCTTCAGAAAGAGGCGCTGTTTCGCAACGACCTCTATCTGACGGTGGTTTGTCATCCCGGCCGCGCGGCGACAGATACGGCGGCCGCGTTCTTCAGGCGGCTTGGCCGCAGCGCCGGGCACTCCCTCGAGGTCGACGGCGCGGCCCTGAAGCGGCTTGACGATGCGACGCGAGATATCGTTGCGGCACTCGATCGTTATGGCGCCCGTGCGGTCGGATTGGCTGAGCGCGGCGGCATCACCTTCTCGGAACCAATGGAGCTGCTCCACGCGCTCGTCTCCGGGGAATGGATGCCGATGCCATTGCCGCAAGGGCCGATCGGCCCCGCGCTCTATTCAAATCGCATCATCTTCGGACGTGAAGCTCTCGAGATTCGCAGCGCCGGCGGATCGCGCTTCGCTGGCATATTCGGACTCAAGGAATATCCGGCGTCCACCCGGCCTGGCCTGTTGAACGCGCTGCTTTCGGCGCCGTTTGAGCTCATCGTCTCGCAATCCTTCGCGTTCTTGGCAAAAGCGGACGCCAAGACGGTCCTGACGCGCAAGCAGAACCAGCTGGTCTCGGCTCAGGATCCGGCCGCCTCGCAGATCGACGAGCTCTCTGACGCGCTGGACGATCTCGAATCCAACCGGTTCGTGGTCGGAGATCATCACCTTTCGCTGCTGGTCTACGCCGATACGCCTTCGCAGCTGCAGGATCATATGAGCGCAGCACGGCGTGCTCTGGCCGATGCGGGTGCGGTGGTCGCCCGGGAAGATCTTGGACTTGAAGCTGCCTATTGGGCGCAGCTGCCCGGACTGTTCAAGTACCGGGCACGCACTGGCGCGATCAACTCGCGGAATTTCGCGGCGTTCTCTCCGTTCCACACCTATCCCACCGGACAACCTGCGGGCAACCATTGGGGGCCGGCGGTGGCGATGCTCAAAACGGCGTCCGGCTCGCCGTACTATTTTTCCTTTCATCATGGCGATCTCGGCAACACGTTCATTTGCGGCCCCTCGGGGTCCGGCAAAACGGTCGTGCAGAACTTCCTGCTGTCGCAGGCCGAGCGGTTAGGGGCCTCCTACGTCTTCTTTGACAAGGACCGGGGCGCCGAGATCTTCGTGCGCGCCGCCGGCGGCACTTACCTGACGCTCCACAACGGCGTTGCGACCGGCTGCGCGCCGCTCAAGGCGCTGGAGCTGACGCCAGCGAACCTGTCCTTCCTGAGCGAACTGGTCCGGAAGCTTGTCACGCCGGACGACCGTCCGCTGACAGTGATCGAAGAGGAGCGCATCGATTCCGGGTTACGAGCACTGGGTCAACTGCGGCAGGCAGAACGTTCGTTCGGGACTCTGCGGGCCTTTCTCGGCCAGCAGGATCGCGAGGGCATTGGTGCGCGGCTCGAGCGATGGTGCCGGGGCGCTCCTTTCGGCTGGGTGCTCGATGGCGATCACGACGCCATCGGCCTCGACGCCCGTTTCATTGGCTTCGACATGACGGATCTTTTGGATCATCCGACCGTTCGCACACCGCTCATGATGTATCTGTTCCATCGGGTGGAGCGCCTGATCGATGGCCGACGTCTGATCATCGACATCGACGAGTTCTGGAAGGCGCTTGGAGACGAGGCATTTCGGGATCTGGCCAACAACAAGCTGAAAACCATCCGCAAGCAGAACGGCGTGATGGTGTTTGGGACGCAGTCGCCCCGCGACGCGCTGGCCTCGCCGATTGCGCATACCATTGTCGAACAGTGCCCGACCCAGATCTTCCTGCCGAACGCGCGGGGAACGCGCTCGGACTATGTCGATGGCTTCCATCTGACCGATACGGAATTCCGCCTGATCAAGGAGGAGCTCGCGCCTGAAAGCCGGCGCTTCCTGGTCAAGCAGGGCCACAACTCGGTCGTAGCGGAACTTGATCTCGGCGGTTTCGACGACGCGCTCGCCGTTCTGTCGGGACGGACGGAAACGGTCGAGCTGCTCGATGGCATTCGCAAGCAAGTCGGCGACGACCCCGCACAATGGCTGCCGGTGTTTCATGCGAAGCGGAGAAAGGGCCAGTGA
- a CDS encoding type IV secretion system protein VirB3, which produces MVDAARLTEDTLFLACTRPAMIAGVTMEAMALNVMFSCILFLVAGSIIYGLVAIPIHGLCRIICRHDPNMFRILIAWIETRGRARNATFWGGSSCTPLTLIRRYRPRDLGYA; this is translated from the coding sequence ATGGTCGATGCCGCGCGTCTCACGGAGGACACCTTGTTCTTGGCCTGCACGCGTCCCGCCATGATTGCCGGCGTCACGATGGAGGCGATGGCGCTCAACGTCATGTTCTCCTGCATCCTGTTCCTGGTGGCCGGGAGCATCATCTACGGCCTGGTCGCGATTCCCATCCATGGGCTTTGCCGCATCATCTGCCGCCACGATCCGAACATGTTCCGGATTCTGATCGCCTGGATCGAAACCCGAGGACGCGCGCGCAACGCGACCTTCTGGGGTGGGTCGTCCTGCACGCCGCTCACACTCATTAGGCGATATCGGCCAAGGGACCTCGGTTATGCGTAA
- a CDS encoding TrbC/VirB2 family protein codes for MTSPLKHSAALLCMGAVLSIALVEPALAQTANIEGVLQNIVNMLTGNVARLLATLAVIIVGIAWMFGYLDLRKAAYVVLGVAITFGASEVVSTLTGGH; via the coding sequence ATGACTTCTCCTCTTAAACACTCCGCTGCCCTCCTTTGCATGGGTGCCGTTCTCAGTATCGCCTTGGTCGAGCCCGCGCTGGCGCAGACCGCGAACATCGAAGGCGTGCTGCAGAACATTGTCAACATGCTGACTGGGAACGTCGCTCGTCTGCTGGCGACGCTGGCAGTCATCATCGTCGGCATCGCCTGGATGTTCGGCTATCTCGACCTTCGCAAGGCCGCCTATGTCGTGCTCGGCGTCGCCATCACCTTCGGCGCCTCCGAAGTGGTCTCGACCTTGACCGGAGGTCATTGA
- a CDS encoding type IV secretion protein, producing MDPAAFAALVEQCAPTPDLVRPLTAIVRQASSFEPLLITIAGRKPIPIQASDRNEAIQLATEASATGQQVRTGLAQLDAEETKQAGLTAATTFDACQHIAGLGRLFDARLQAANMKIPDRDQAIARVVVSFTTKSSSKQPGPRIQPMASVGADESTGDVSPIKTPAHTTGEPPRWDVYRSGLGTSAFVYAR from the coding sequence ATGGATCCCGCTGCATTTGCGGCTCTGGTCGAACAGTGCGCGCCGACGCCGGATCTGGTGCGACCGCTGACAGCGATTGTGCGGCAGGCAAGTTCGTTCGAGCCGCTGCTCATCACAATTGCCGGGCGCAAGCCGATTCCAATTCAGGCAAGCGACCGTAACGAAGCCATCCAGCTCGCGACCGAGGCCAGCGCCACGGGCCAGCAGGTCCGGACCGGTCTTGCTCAACTTGATGCCGAGGAAACAAAGCAGGCCGGCCTGACCGCTGCCACGACATTTGACGCGTGTCAGCACATCGCAGGACTTGGCAGATTGTTTGACGCGCGACTGCAAGCAGCGAACATGAAAATCCCAGACCGCGACCAGGCGATTGCCCGCGTTGTCGTGAGCTTCACGACCAAGAGCTCGAGCAAACAGCCCGGACCCCGCATTCAGCCGATGGCGTCCGTCGGTGCCGACGAGTCCACGGGTGACGTGTCGCCCATCAAAACACCGGCACACACTACCGGTGAACCTCCGCGCTGGGACGTCTATCGCTCGGGACTCGGCACGTCCGCCTTCGTCTATGCACGATGA
- a CDS encoding acyl-homoserine-lactone synthase: MKVIVRTRTALLRDPELTGGMHRLRGRVFKERLDWDVSISDGLEIDQYDAFNPTYLLALEQNAVVGCVRLLPGHNMLADTFPVLLDGHAAPKADRIWESSRFCVDTQNVATIAENGLRKATFLLFAGMIEWGQRRDLQAIATVTDLRMERILRRAGWQLDRLGTPRQIGATKAVAGLLPITNDALDAIRASGKISGPVIEVPSSPALAA; this comes from the coding sequence ATGAAGGTCATTGTGCGCACACGTACAGCGCTCTTGCGCGACCCTGAACTAACGGGGGGAATGCATCGCCTGCGAGGGCGCGTCTTCAAGGAACGGCTCGATTGGGACGTCTCTATCTCCGATGGGTTGGAGATTGATCAGTACGACGCATTCAACCCGACCTATCTGTTGGCGCTCGAGCAGAACGCCGTTGTTGGTTGCGTTCGCCTGCTACCTGGACACAACATGCTCGCCGATACGTTCCCGGTGTTGCTGGATGGCCACGCGGCGCCCAAAGCAGACCGGATCTGGGAGAGCTCGCGCTTTTGCGTTGATACCCAAAACGTCGCAACGATAGCCGAGAACGGCTTGCGGAAAGCGACGTTCCTGCTCTTTGCGGGAATGATTGAATGGGGCCAGCGGCGCGACCTTCAGGCCATAGCAACCGTCACTGATCTGCGCATGGAGCGCATCCTGCGCCGGGCTGGATGGCAGCTCGATCGCCTCGGCACACCTCGTCAAATCGGGGCGACCAAAGCCGTGGCTGGACTGTTGCCGATCACCAATGACGCTCTGGATGCGATCCGAGCGTCCGGGAAGATTTCCGGACCTGTGATTGAGGTGCCGTCAAGCCCAGCGCTGGCGGCTTAG
- a CDS encoding LuxR family transcriptional regulator has translation MKDVKRACNEFVDCLHSAHTEDDFRRVAERAAHALGFRWFAYFGQRVNGPNLISSYPKSWTSHYFREGYHNIDPVLQEPRSTNRMFLWDGREARSAKSAKERRLFDDALSFKIRTGLTVRIPSSQNQYAAFTLAVDDRSLGLDRFIETSEDVLYRVGLTYHAHVSAKIGRVSAGSGMASPLTQRERQCLAWISDGKTMQDIAELLNVTPRGVKFHLDNARRNLAALTLPHAVALAFRQGLLP, from the coding sequence ATGAAAGATGTTAAGAGGGCGTGCAACGAGTTTGTCGATTGTCTTCACTCTGCCCATACGGAAGATGATTTTCGGCGCGTCGCGGAACGAGCCGCGCATGCATTGGGATTTCGGTGGTTCGCTTATTTTGGTCAGCGCGTGAATGGCCCCAACCTGATCTCATCCTATCCGAAGAGTTGGACCAGCCACTATTTTCGGGAAGGATATCACAACATCGATCCCGTTCTTCAGGAGCCGCGAAGCACAAATCGGATGTTCCTGTGGGATGGCCGTGAGGCGCGAAGTGCAAAGTCGGCGAAAGAACGCCGCCTGTTCGACGATGCGCTCAGCTTCAAGATCAGGACCGGCCTCACCGTTCGTATTCCCTCCAGCCAAAACCAGTACGCGGCATTCACGCTGGCGGTCGACGATCGCAGTCTTGGGCTCGATCGCTTCATCGAGACATCGGAAGACGTGTTGTACAGGGTGGGTCTCACCTACCATGCCCATGTGAGCGCCAAGATCGGACGCGTGTCAGCAGGCAGCGGGATGGCGAGCCCACTCACACAGCGCGAGCGGCAGTGTCTCGCGTGGATCTCTGACGGCAAGACGATGCAGGACATTGCGGAGCTTCTCAATGTCACGCCGCGAGGAGTGAAGTTTCATCTGGACAATGCCAGGCGAAATCTTGCTGCATTGACCCTCCCGCACGCCGTGGCCCTCGCGTTTCGGCAGGGATTGCTCCCGTAA
- a CDS encoding WGR domain-containing protein has protein sequence MSELTVPYLVLQRCDPACNMARFYVLTIEPTLFGDTALVREWGRLGQRGRRRMDLFAGRVQAVEALEAWLVRKRRRGYVPKTPAP, from the coding sequence ATGTCCGAACTCACGGTGCCATACCTCGTGCTCCAACGGTGCGATCCGGCCTGCAACATGGCCAGGTTCTATGTCCTCACGATCGAACCGACTCTGTTCGGTGACACAGCGTTGGTGCGCGAATGGGGGCGTCTCGGCCAACGCGGCCGCCGGCGGATGGATCTGTTTGCTGGGAGGGTCCAGGCCGTAGAAGCACTCGAGGCGTGGCTCGTCCGCAAAAGACGCCGTGGTTATGTTCCAAAGACTCCCGCACCTTGA
- a CDS encoding DUF3991 and toprim domain-containing protein, with product MDKREIEALRNKVGCAAVLEKDGWKVDVKESTRRAIKYRRDSSIVIVIHQGRGWFDPLSPAKGDVFLLAEHLGAAGFVEACDRVADVVGFVPSLPAWQRPARPKALASVAERWKRRFRPRPGSPAWRYLTGERGLPADIVKQAVANDRLREGPQGSMWAAHHDSTGALTGWEERGPVWRGFATDGAKELFRFGSEESERICITEAAIDAMSLAAIEVLRPDTLYVSTGGGWSPATDDAIRGLAKRANAWLVAATDNNRQGDIYADRVRAIAADASARYDRLRPCAGDWNEDLRA from the coding sequence ATGGACAAGAGAGAAATCGAAGCGCTGCGCAACAAGGTTGGCTGTGCGGCTGTGCTGGAAAAAGACGGCTGGAAGGTCGACGTCAAGGAAAGCACCCGGCGCGCGATCAAGTATCGCCGCGACAGCAGCATCGTCATTGTCATCCACCAAGGCCGCGGCTGGTTCGATCCGTTGTCGCCGGCGAAAGGGGACGTGTTTTTGCTCGCCGAACATCTCGGTGCCGCTGGTTTCGTCGAGGCATGTGATCGTGTTGCGGATGTGGTTGGCTTCGTTCCCAGCCTACCTGCGTGGCAGCGCCCCGCAAGGCCCAAGGCCCTCGCGTCCGTTGCAGAACGGTGGAAACGTCGTTTCAGGCCGCGCCCCGGCTCGCCAGCCTGGCGCTATCTCACCGGCGAGCGCGGCCTGCCGGCAGACATCGTGAAGCAGGCGGTCGCTAACGACCGATTGCGAGAAGGCCCCCAAGGCAGCATGTGGGCGGCGCATCACGATTCCACTGGAGCGCTCACAGGCTGGGAGGAACGTGGACCGGTATGGCGGGGCTTTGCCACGGACGGCGCCAAGGAGCTTTTTCGGTTCGGGTCGGAGGAGTCCGAGCGGATCTGCATCACCGAGGCGGCCATCGATGCCATGAGCCTCGCCGCGATCGAGGTCCTGCGCCCTGACACCCTTTATGTCAGCACCGGCGGCGGTTGGTCGCCGGCAACCGATGACGCCATCCGCGGCTTGGCCAAGCGCGCCAACGCTTGGCTCGTGGCAGCAACCGACAACAATCGGCAGGGCGACATCTACGCCGACCGTGTTCGCGCCATCGCGGCGGATGCAAGTGCGCGCTATGACCGATTGCGGCCGTGCGCCGGCGACTGGAACGAGGATTTAAGAGCCTGA
- a CDS encoding DUF1419 domain-containing protein, with the protein MHTSPTIRKVFEGVATRHEMHRLFNRHRGDPAMAEGKGQHLFAGEWFEINEREHDDMLEILPPLFMRADMFAMREFMTGSVTSIFFAFAIDGKRRWFHGYCDLSDRLSPERMKAAIIERESRPLRAMTRDERLEHIWSSTHDDYRGYAGERWPQAMRGRRTVLVYAGEKGTVLKLLDDLTEAEIAAKLPVQFRHLPDTVAA; encoded by the coding sequence ATGCACACCTCCCCCACTATCCGCAAGGTCTTCGAAGGCGTTGCGACCCGCCACGAGATGCACCGCCTGTTCAACCGCCATCGTGGTGATCCCGCGATGGCCGAAGGTAAAGGCCAACATCTCTTCGCCGGTGAGTGGTTCGAAATCAACGAGCGGGAGCACGACGACATGCTCGAGATCCTGCCGCCGCTGTTCATGCGCGCTGACATGTTCGCGATGCGCGAATTCATGACGGGCAGCGTCACCAGCATCTTCTTCGCCTTTGCCATCGACGGAAAGCGGCGCTGGTTCCATGGCTATTGCGATCTTTCCGATCGGCTGTCGCCGGAGCGCATGAAGGCTGCGATCATCGAGCGCGAGTCACGGCCCCTGCGCGCGATGACGCGCGACGAGCGGCTCGAGCACATCTGGTCGAGCACGCATGACGATTATCGCGGCTATGCCGGCGAGCGCTGGCCACAGGCCATGCGCGGCCGCCGCACTGTACTCGTCTATGCCGGCGAGAAGGGCACGGTTCTGAAGCTGCTCGACGACCTCACCGAGGCAGAGATCGCGGCCAAGCTACCGGTGCAGTTCCGCCATCTGCCGGATACGGTCGCGGCCTAG